A stretch of Glandiceps talaboti chromosome 18, keGlaTala1.1, whole genome shotgun sequence DNA encodes these proteins:
- the LOC144448842 gene encoding dynein regulatory complex subunit 2-like, whose protein sequence is MAPKKKKGGKKSGKKSKLAKMTEEERILYLEQKMLAEEEMKKKKEDMLTQFLKDKLAKEEKNTRFNSNKLNNQWRTIMRTAKSKELKKDIEVLSQTFERVVDRKDSVIKSLAKDLSEAEEQYSMALRSHLQNVDSLIDLQRQRLDILQTEYSEEGEILRDEFDTERALIIDQFKREMNDLQDIMFAMDQNFTERENDARQEFQSLRDEIKNKNLEEKHALRIQLETQVEDLWKQFQQALKNYNETTEERKQAFESLKAKDEKSAKEIEMQMRKLQRISDTMAQLKAKMAQNTRESEERNRQLREEKDYISVHFQELKRQMNEFRSNERARLTKLTLQSNAAIKELQRKKEKGERIMKLAEQSRKLETEEEKVLPFYASSLTQEETEDVDAAVKEAPSEPLAEVMHDYTALENFWKRYNKVLLDKVALDKEKSMLLQENQQLRTVLKQYLDGISVNDEILSQHNPLFVVNERTNVQLAVPVVDPRVKRPTQTVVEAAHVVKHILPS, encoded by the exons ATGGCGCCCAAGAAGAAGAAGGGAGGCAAGAAATCTGGCAAGAAAAGCAAATTGGCAAAGATGACAGAAGAAGAAAGAATATTGTATTTAGAACAGAAAATGCTGGCTGAAGaagaaatgaagaaaaagaaagaagataTGTTGACACAGTTTCTAAAG GATAAACTTGCAAAAGAAGAGAAAAACACAAGATTCAACTCCAACAAACTAAATAACCAGTGGCGTACAATAATGAGAACAGCCAAGTCCAAAGAACTGAAAAAAGACATTGAAGTTTTGAGTCAGACATTTGAGAGAGTTGTAGATAGAAAAGATAGTGTAATAAAGTCGTTAGCTAAGGATCTGTCTGAAGCAGAAGAACAGTATTCAATGGCATTGAGAAGTCATCTACAGAATGTTGATAGCCTTATAG ATTTACAGAGACAAAGACTGGATATCTTGCAAACAGAATATAGTGAAGAGGGTGAAATACTTCGAGATGAATTTGACACCGAGAGAGCACTCATCATTGACCAATTCAAACGAGAAATGAATGACTTACAAGATATCATGTTTGCAATGGATCAGAACTTTACAGAGAGAGAAAATGATGCCAGACAAGAATTCCAAAGTCTGAGGGATGAAATCAAAAACAAG AACCTAGAAGAGAAACATGCTTTAAGAATCCAGCTAGAAACGCAAGTGGAAGACTTATGGAAACAGTTCCAGCAAGCTTTGAAGAATTATAATGAAACAACAGAAGAAAGAAAACAGGCATTTGAAAGCTTGAAGGCTAAGGATGAAAAGAGTGCCAAAGAAATTGAAATGCAGATGAGGAAACTGCAGAGAATATCA GACACAATGGCACAGCTGAAAGCCAAGATGGCTCAGAATACTAGGGAAAGTGAAGAACGAAATAGGCAGCTGAGAGAAGAAAAAGATTATATATCAGTTCACTTTCAGGAGTTAAAACgacaaatgaatgaattcaGAAGTAATGAAAGGGCAAGACTTACCAAGCTGACTTTACAAAGTAACGCTGCCATCAAAGAATtacagagaaagaaagaaaag GGTGAAAGAATCATGAAACTAGCAGAGCAGTCTCGTAAACTAGAGACAGAGGAAGAGAAAGTACTCCCCTTCTATGCTTCATCATTAACCCAAGAAGAAACAGAAGATGTCGATGCAGCTGTCAAAGAAGCACCATCAGAACCACTGGCAGAG GTTATGCATGACTATACAGCATTGGAGAATTTCTGGAAGAGATACAACAAAGTACTCCTGGACAAAGTAGCTCTAGACAAAGAGAAGAGTATGTTACTGCAAGAAAATCAGCAACTACGAACAGTTCTGAAACAATACTTGGATGGCATTTCAGTCAATGATGAGATTCTTAGCCAACATAATCCATTGTTTGTGGTTAATGAAAGAACCAATGTACA ACTGGCTGTCCCAGTGGTTGATCCTCGCGTCAAGAGACCAACACAAACTGTAGTTGAAGCAGCACATGTAGTCAAACATATTTTGCCTTCATAA